In Brachyhypopomus gauderio isolate BG-103 chromosome 11, BGAUD_0.2, whole genome shotgun sequence, a single genomic region encodes these proteins:
- the LOC143527659 gene encoding monocyte chemotactic protein 1B-like, producing MGRGRVHLLRSETLTPLNNGPLCPHSLSVCEIIHSARMRKLSALLFVMLLCSLQLVSSGPDAVNPLICCLGVSQMKLPIKRIVSYSRTDSRCPIKAVIFKMIRGKQFCMDPAFDQVNAYMKAVDQRNYTSAPGNPTSSTH from the exons ATGGGACGGGGACGTGTTCACCTGTTGCGCAGTGAGACTCTGACACCCCTGAACAAT GGACCACTCTGCCCTcacagtctctctgtgtgtgaaaTCATCCATTCTGCTAGAATgaggaagctgtctgctctgctGTTTGTGATGCTGCTCTGCTCTCTCCAGCTGGTCTCTAGTG GTCCTGATGCTGTTAACCCTCTCATCTGCTGTCTTGGAGTGTCTCAGATGAAGTTGCCCATCAAACGCATCGTGTCCTACAGCAGGACTGACAGCAGATGCCCCATCAAAGCTGTGAT CTTTAAGATGATTAGAGGAAAGCAGTTCTGTATGGATCCTGCCTTTGACCAGGTCAATGCCTACATGAAAGCAGTGGACCAGAGGAATTACACATCTGCTCCTGGAAACCCAACATCCTCCACACACTAA